A genomic segment from Lates calcarifer isolate ASB-BC8 linkage group LG13, TLL_Latcal_v3, whole genome shotgun sequence encodes:
- the si:dkeyp-117b11.1 gene encoding B-cell linker protein isoform X2 produces the protein MTMSFFGKLKSLHSGPPAPPRRTDTNANFGWPQDEFDDEEGDMYEAPPCERPAVKVPQRQVEENVYLERTSSPAVPQRQAVPPPRLAKPSPLQRDVFGYEPKKPPEIDRNEKPGRNKMMPPPPVRSVPAPVPAATTEEDVYLDPNEEQEDNDDLYLEPTAACTPPPRGPMRMPPSPKTPLVPSPMMKPPVPRAKSNSFLPSLNEAKTAPPVEVRRPTFLSQLPPPTPSVKPPLPANLKEAKASPPNHPMADPKPVASFGAMRTTKQSGNEDKEWFAGDCNRKTAEDLLQRVNKDGAFLIRHSSAQNSRQPYTLAVLYQQKVYNIPIRFLEETKGYALGKEGKKNEEIFSSLDDMISHHRNNQLFLIDSKSQAKHTAYLTHPARP, from the exons ATGACGATG agcTTCTTTGGAAAACTGAAGAGCCT ACACAGTGGACCTCCAGCTCCACCCAGAAGAACAG ATACCAATGCAAACTTTGGGTGGCCACAGGATGAGTTT GATGATGAGGAGGGTGACATGTATGAAGCACCTCCTTGTGAGCGTCCGGCTGTGAAAGTCCCACAGAGACAAGTGGAGGAGAATGTTTATCTGG AGAGGACGTCCAGTCCTGCTGTTCCACAGAGGCAGGCTGTTCCACCACCCAGGCTGGCAAAACCCTCG CCTCTGCAACGTGACGTTTTCGGCTATGAACCCAAGAAAC CACCTGAGATAGACAGAAATGAGAAGCCTGGGAGAAACAAGATGATGCCTCCTCCGCCGGTCCGCTCTGTACCTGCTCCAGTCCCTGCAGCCACCACTGAGGAAG ATGTGTATCTGGATCCAAATGAAGAACAG gagGATAACGATGACCTGTATTTAGAACCAACAGCAG CTTGCACTCCTCCCCCACGTGGGCCGATGAGGATGCCTCCATCTCCCAAGACACCACTTGTACCATCTCCCAT GATGAAGCCTCCTGTTCCCAGAGCTAagtct aATTCGTTCTTGCCTTCTTTGAATGAGGCAAAAACAG CTCCTCCAGTTGAAGTGAGACGTCCCACATTTCTTTCCCAACTCCCTCCACCAACTCCCAGTGTTAAGCCTCCTCTTCCAGCAAACCTGAAGGAGGCTAAAGCCAG CCCTCCAAATCATCCCATGGCAGACCCTAAGCCTGTGG cCTCCTTTGGTGCTATGAGGACAACCAAACAATCTGGGAATGAG GACAAAGAGTGGTTTGCTGGAGACTGCAACAGAAAGACAGCTGAGGACCTCTTACAGAGGGTCAACAAG GACGGTGCCTTCCTCATCCGGCACAGCTCGGCCCAGAACTCCCGCCAGCCGTACACCCTCGCTGTGCTCTACCAGCAGAAGGTGTACAATATTCCCATCCGCTTCCTGGAGGAGACAAAAGGCTATGCCCTCGGAAAAGAGGGCAAGAAGAACGAAGAG attTTCAGCTCTCTCGACGATATGATTTCTCACCACAGAAATAACCAACTGTTCCTGATTGACAGCAAGAGCCAGGCCAAGCACACAGCGTATTTAACCCACCCTGCACGCCCTTAA
- the si:dkeyp-117b11.1 gene encoding B-cell linker protein isoform X1, which translates to MTMSFFGKLKSLHSGPPAPPRRTDTNANFGWPQDEFDDEEGDMYEAPPCERPAVKVPQRQVEENVYLERTSSPAVPQRQAVPPPRLAKPSKPLQRDVFGYEPKKPPEIDRNEKPGRNKMMPPPPVRSVPAPVPAATTEEDVYLDPNEEQEDNDDLYLEPTAACTPPPRGPMRMPPSPKTPLVPSPMMKPPVPRAKSNSFLPSLNEAKTAPPVEVRRPTFLSQLPPPTPSVKPPLPANLKEAKASPPNHPMADPKPVASFGAMRTTKQSGNEDKEWFAGDCNRKTAEDLLQRVNKDGAFLIRHSSAQNSRQPYTLAVLYQQKVYNIPIRFLEETKGYALGKEGKKNEEIFSSLDDMISHHRNNQLFLIDSKSQAKHTAYLTHPARP; encoded by the exons ATGACGATG agcTTCTTTGGAAAACTGAAGAGCCT ACACAGTGGACCTCCAGCTCCACCCAGAAGAACAG ATACCAATGCAAACTTTGGGTGGCCACAGGATGAGTTT GATGATGAGGAGGGTGACATGTATGAAGCACCTCCTTGTGAGCGTCCGGCTGTGAAAGTCCCACAGAGACAAGTGGAGGAGAATGTTTATCTGG AGAGGACGTCCAGTCCTGCTGTTCCACAGAGGCAGGCTGTTCCACCACCCAGGCTGGCAAAACCCTCG AAGCCTCTGCAACGTGACGTTTTCGGCTATGAACCCAAGAAAC CACCTGAGATAGACAGAAATGAGAAGCCTGGGAGAAACAAGATGATGCCTCCTCCGCCGGTCCGCTCTGTACCTGCTCCAGTCCCTGCAGCCACCACTGAGGAAG ATGTGTATCTGGATCCAAATGAAGAACAG gagGATAACGATGACCTGTATTTAGAACCAACAGCAG CTTGCACTCCTCCCCCACGTGGGCCGATGAGGATGCCTCCATCTCCCAAGACACCACTTGTACCATCTCCCAT GATGAAGCCTCCTGTTCCCAGAGCTAagtct aATTCGTTCTTGCCTTCTTTGAATGAGGCAAAAACAG CTCCTCCAGTTGAAGTGAGACGTCCCACATTTCTTTCCCAACTCCCTCCACCAACTCCCAGTGTTAAGCCTCCTCTTCCAGCAAACCTGAAGGAGGCTAAAGCCAG CCCTCCAAATCATCCCATGGCAGACCCTAAGCCTGTGG cCTCCTTTGGTGCTATGAGGACAACCAAACAATCTGGGAATGAG GACAAAGAGTGGTTTGCTGGAGACTGCAACAGAAAGACAGCTGAGGACCTCTTACAGAGGGTCAACAAG GACGGTGCCTTCCTCATCCGGCACAGCTCGGCCCAGAACTCCCGCCAGCCGTACACCCTCGCTGTGCTCTACCAGCAGAAGGTGTACAATATTCCCATCCGCTTCCTGGAGGAGACAAAAGGCTATGCCCTCGGAAAAGAGGGCAAGAAGAACGAAGAG attTTCAGCTCTCTCGACGATATGATTTCTCACCACAGAAATAACCAACTGTTCCTGATTGACAGCAAGAGCCAGGCCAAGCACACAGCGTATTTAACCCACCCTGCACGCCCTTAA